The following are from one region of the Simiduia agarivorans SA1 = DSM 21679 genome:
- the rluB gene encoding 23S rRNA pseudouridine(2605) synthase RluB codes for MSNPSEPKTLHTDSGEKLQKVLARAGVGSRREMERMIEAGRVEVDGKVATLGDRVQADARIRVDGKPVTTSDGQVTRRVLLYNKPEGEICSRSDPEGRRTVYDRLPPLRGERWISVGRLDFNTSGLLLFTNDGELANKLMHPSSVIDREYLVRIQGEVDDDMRQRLLDGVLLEDGVAKFTDIVDGAGEGRNRWFYCVVMEGRNREVRRLWESQGVRVSRLKRVRYGNCFIPSHVRVGQWIELNDKEIKDLCDTAGIKHKRQRETVEHKETRERHERKLRKSPGRKPQARQLKKARPE; via the coding sequence ATGAGTAACCCGTCCGAACCAAAAACGCTGCACACGGACAGTGGCGAAAAATTGCAAAAAGTACTCGCACGCGCGGGCGTTGGCTCTCGCCGTGAAATGGAGCGGATGATCGAGGCTGGCCGCGTAGAGGTGGATGGCAAAGTGGCAACACTGGGCGACCGGGTGCAGGCCGATGCGCGCATCCGGGTCGATGGCAAGCCCGTAACCACATCCGATGGTCAGGTGACCCGGCGCGTGCTGCTCTACAACAAGCCGGAAGGTGAAATCTGCTCCCGCTCCGACCCCGAAGGTCGCCGTACCGTGTACGATCGGTTGCCGCCGCTGCGCGGGGAACGCTGGATATCCGTGGGTCGGCTGGATTTCAATACCAGTGGGTTGTTGCTGTTCACCAACGACGGCGAGCTGGCCAATAAGCTGATGCACCCGTCCTCGGTGATCGATCGCGAATACCTGGTACGGATTCAGGGCGAAGTGGATGACGATATGCGTCAGCGCCTGCTCGATGGCGTGCTGCTGGAAGATGGCGTGGCAAAGTTCACCGATATCGTAGACGGTGCCGGTGAAGGTCGTAACCGCTGGTTTTATTGTGTGGTAATGGAAGGCCGCAACCGCGAAGTACGGCGCCTGTGGGAATCCCAGGGAGTGCGTGTCAGCCGCCTGAAGCGGGTGCGCTATGGTAACTGCTTTATTCCCTCGCACGTGCGTGTGGGGCAGTGGATTGAGCTGAACGACAAAGAAATCAAAGATTTGTGCGATACCGCTGGCATCAAGCACAAACGTCAGCGGGAAACCGTGGAGCACAAGGAAACCCGCGAGCGCCACGAACGAAAACTGCGTAAATCCCCCGGTCGTAAACCGCAAGCGCGGCAATTGAAGAAGGCGCGCCCGGAGTAA
- the scpB gene encoding SMC-Scp complex subunit ScpB, whose product MTDVVETPEAETEEVVETAVAPLDDAMVRKVIEGALLAAGQPMTVAKLLELFAVDEDREPPAKDLVQAMLEDIAADCDGRGFELVEVGSGWRFQVRAETAPWVNRLWEEKPQKYSRALLETLALIAYRQPITRGDIEEIRGVAVSSHIIKTLTEREWVKVVGHRDVPGRPSLYATTRQFLDYFNLKSLEDLPSLSELRDFEELNQSLDLDDSEKEALAEAEERDGIEEAQTEVAEAAAEGNTESAEAEAEAEAEAEAEAEAEAEAEAEAEAEAEAEAEAETSIESTGHDNPVEHTESEQTPQS is encoded by the coding sequence CGAGACCGCAGTGGCACCGCTGGACGATGCCATGGTGCGCAAGGTCATTGAAGGCGCTTTATTGGCTGCCGGTCAACCCATGACCGTGGCCAAATTGTTAGAACTTTTTGCCGTTGACGAAGACCGCGAGCCGCCGGCCAAAGACCTGGTGCAGGCGATGCTCGAAGATATCGCCGCCGATTGTGACGGCCGTGGTTTTGAACTGGTGGAAGTGGGTAGCGGTTGGCGCTTTCAGGTGCGCGCCGAAACTGCTCCCTGGGTGAACCGCTTATGGGAAGAGAAACCGCAAAAATATTCGCGCGCGTTATTGGAAACATTGGCATTGATTGCCTACCGTCAACCCATTACCCGGGGTGACATAGAAGAAATCCGTGGCGTGGCCGTCAGCTCGCACATTATCAAGACCCTGACCGAGCGCGAATGGGTAAAAGTGGTAGGGCATCGCGATGTGCCCGGCCGCCCGAGCCTGTATGCCACCACCCGGCAATTTCTGGATTATTTCAATCTGAAAAGCCTGGAGGATTTGCCGTCTTTGTCGGAATTGCGCGATTTTGAAGAATTGAATCAATCGCTGGATCTGGACGACTCTGAAAAAGAAGCGCTGGCTGAAGCGGAAGAGCGCGATGGCATAGAAGAAGCGCAAACCGAAGTTGCAGAGGCCGCCGCTGAAGGCAACACTGAATCAGCAGAAGCAGAAGCAGAAGCAGAAGCAGAAGCAGAAGCAGAAGCAGAAGCAGAAGCAGAAGCAGAAGCAGAAGCAGAAGCAGAAGCAGAAGCAGAAGCAGAAGCAGAAACATCAATAGAAAGTACCGGGCACGACAACCCCGTTGAACACACCGAATCAGAGCAGACGCCACAATCATGA